In Providencia rettgeri, the following proteins share a genomic window:
- the sodB gene encoding superoxide dismutase [Fe], producing MSFELPALPYAKDALEPYISAETLEYHYGKHHNTYVVNLNNLIKGTNFEGKSLEEIIKTSEAGVFNNAAQVWNHTFYWNCLAPNAGGEPTGKVAEAINKAFGSFAEFKAQFTDAATKNFGAGWTWLVKKADGSLAIVNTSNAATPISGDDKPVLTVDIWEHAYYIDYRNARPKYLENFWALVNWKFVEENLA from the coding sequence ATGTCATTTGAACTACCCGCTTTACCGTATGCAAAAGATGCTTTAGAACCTTATATCTCTGCAGAAACCTTAGAATATCACTATGGTAAACACCACAACACTTATGTTGTTAACTTAAATAACCTCATCAAAGGTACTAACTTTGAAGGAAAATCTTTAGAAGAAATTATCAAAACTTCTGAAGCTGGGGTTTTTAACAACGCGGCACAAGTTTGGAACCACACTTTCTATTGGAATTGCTTAGCGCCAAACGCTGGTGGCGAGCCGACAGGCAAAGTTGCGGAAGCGATTAATAAAGCATTCGGTTCTTTTGCTGAATTTAAAGCTCAGTTTACTGATGCCGCAACCAAAAACTTCGGTGCTGGATGGACTTGGTTAGTAAAAAAAGCAGATGGTAGCCTTGCAATCGTCAATACATCGAATGCTGCGACCCCAATCTCTGGTGACGACAAACCTGTGTTAACCGTTGATATTTGGGAGCATGCATACTATATCGATTACCGCAACGCCCGTCCTAAATACTTAGAAAACTTCTGGGCACTGGTTAATTGGAAATTTGTGGAAGAAAACTTAGCATAG
- a CDS encoding Grx4 family monothiol glutaredoxin, with amino-acid sequence MTTIERIERQIKENPILLYMKGSPKLPSCGFSAQAVQALSSCGERFAYVDILQNPDIRAELPKYANWPTFPQLWVDGELVGGCDIIMEMFQRGELQSLIKETADKYRSADEASAD; translated from the coding sequence ATGACAACTATTGAAAGAATTGAGCGCCAAATTAAAGAAAACCCAATTTTATTATATATGAAAGGCTCTCCTAAACTTCCGAGCTGTGGTTTTTCTGCTCAGGCAGTACAAGCTCTGTCTTCTTGTGGTGAACGTTTTGCCTATGTTGATATCTTGCAAAACCCAGATATTCGTGCGGAACTGCCAAAATATGCAAATTGGCCAACTTTCCCTCAACTGTGGGTTGATGGTGAGCTAGTCGGTGGTTGCGATATTATCATGGAAATGTTCCAGCGTGGTGAGCTGCAATCTCTAATTAAAGAAACGGCTGATAAATACCGTTCAGCAGATGAAGCTAGCGCAGACTGA
- the rnt gene encoding ribonuclease T, with protein MSEKNNPNALVNRFRGYYPVVIDVETGGFNAKTDGLLEIAAITLKMDKDGWLSMDETLHFHVEPFEGANLEPSALAFTGIDPTNPLRGAVSEYEALHAIFKVIRKGMKNTDCNRAIIVAHNANFDHSFVMNAAERAGLKRNPFHPFATFDTAALSGLTFGQTILAKACVSAGIPFDGKQAHGALYDTNRTALLFCEIVNKWKKLGGWPIIEDSQ; from the coding sequence ATGTCTGAAAAAAACAATCCAAATGCCCTAGTGAACCGATTCAGGGGATACTATCCTGTCGTTATTGATGTTGAAACAGGTGGGTTTAATGCAAAAACTGACGGCCTGTTAGAAATTGCAGCCATCACCTTAAAAATGGATAAAGACGGCTGGCTCTCCATGGATGAAACATTACATTTTCATGTAGAACCTTTTGAAGGCGCAAATCTTGAGCCATCCGCTCTTGCCTTTACTGGAATTGATCCAACTAACCCTCTACGCGGTGCTGTTAGCGAATATGAGGCTCTTCATGCAATATTTAAAGTCATCCGCAAAGGCATGAAAAATACTGATTGTAATCGCGCAATTATTGTTGCTCATAACGCAAATTTTGATCACAGTTTTGTCATGAATGCCGCCGAACGAGCAGGTTTAAAACGTAACCCGTTCCATCCATTTGCAACCTTTGATACCGCGGCATTAAGTGGCTTAACATTTGGTCAAACAATTTTAGCAAAAGCATGTGTTTCTGCAGGTATCCCATTTGATGGCAAACAAGCACACGGCGCCCTGTATGATACGAATCGCACCGCTCTGCTATTTTGCGAAATTGTTAATAAATGGAAAAAATTGGGTGGCTGGCCAATTATTGAAGATTCTCAATAA
- the gloA gene encoding lactoylglutathione lyase encodes MRLLHTMLRVTDMQRSIDFYTKVLGMRLLRTSENTEYKYSLAFVGYSDESEGAVIELTYNWGVDQYDMGNAYGHIALGVDDVAKTCDAIRSAGGNVTREAGPVKGGTTIIAFVEDPDGYKIELIENKSASKGLGH; translated from the coding sequence ATGCGCTTACTCCATACTATGTTACGTGTTACTGATATGCAGCGTTCTATTGACTTTTACACAAAAGTGTTAGGTATGCGCTTATTAAGAACCAGTGAAAATACAGAGTATAAATACTCTCTCGCATTTGTTGGTTACAGCGATGAAAGTGAAGGCGCTGTGATAGAGCTAACCTATAACTGGGGGGTTGACCAATATGATATGGGTAACGCATATGGTCATATCGCCTTAGGTGTCGATGATGTTGCAAAAACCTGCGATGCTATCCGCAGTGCAGGTGGTAACGTAACACGTGAAGCAGGCCCAGTTAAGGGCGGAACAACTATAATTGCATTTGTCGAAGACCCAGATGGCTATAAAATTGAGCTGATCGAAAACAAAAGCGCAAGTAAAGGCTTAGGCCATTAA
- a CDS encoding DUF1289 domain-containing protein, translating to MAEQLEFFEIPSPCRGICQSNEQGYCRGCYRTRDERFNWLKFSDSEKRNVLRLCRQRHLRILNKKIAQENTIDTQQQLF from the coding sequence ATGGCTGAACAACTTGAATTTTTTGAGATCCCCAGCCCTTGCCGTGGTATATGTCAAAGTAATGAACAAGGCTATTGTCGAGGTTGCTATCGCACTCGTGATGAGCGCTTTAATTGGTTAAAGTTTTCGGATAGTGAAAAACGAAATGTACTTCGTTTATGTCGTCAACGTCATTTAAGAATATTAAATAAAAAAATAGCTCAAGAAAATACCATCGATACACAACAACAACTTTTCTAG
- the slyA gene encoding transcriptional regulator SlyA: MESQIGTELSRVVRMWRALIDYRLKPLKLTQTHWVTLHNISQLPPEQSQIQLAKAIGIEQPSLVRTLDQLEEKKLISRHTCTNDRRAKRIKLTEESEPFIKTVDQVINNTRIEILNNISKDELYQLSQLLMKLEKNILRLQNDS; encoded by the coding sequence TTGGAATCACAAATTGGGACAGAGTTATCACGTGTTGTTCGCATGTGGAGAGCATTAATCGACTATCGTTTGAAGCCTCTTAAACTAACACAAACACATTGGGTGACATTACATAATATAAGTCAACTACCGCCTGAACAATCTCAAATACAGTTAGCGAAAGCGATTGGTATTGAACAGCCTTCATTAGTAAGGACTCTAGACCAATTAGAGGAAAAAAAACTTATTTCTAGGCATACTTGTACAAATGATAGGAGAGCTAAAAGGATAAAGTTAACGGAAGAATCTGAACCCTTTATTAAAACGGTAGATCAAGTCATAAACAATACGCGTATAGAGATATTGAATAATATTAGTAAAGATGAACTTTATCAATTATCACAGTTACTTATGAAGCTTGAAAAAAACATTTTAAGATTACAAAATGATTCATGA
- a CDS encoding glycine zipper 2TM domain-containing protein codes for MLKKVFVGVVAVAALSGCVNTSTLSGDTISAKDAKQVQTVTYGTVLNARPVTIQAGEDGNVIGAIGGAVLGGLLGNTIGGGTGNTLATAAGAIAGGLAGQEAQGALNRSQGVQLEIRLDSGKNIVVVQKQDPSTFRNGQRVMIANSGNTVTVSPR; via the coding sequence ATGCTTAAGAAAGTTTTTGTAGGTGTTGTAGCAGTTGCAGCCTTATCAGGCTGTGTCAATACCAGTACGCTTTCTGGTGATACTATTTCTGCCAAGGATGCGAAACAGGTACAGACTGTGACTTATGGTACTGTTCTGAATGCTCGCCCTGTGACTATTCAAGCTGGTGAAGACGGTAACGTAATTGGCGCAATTGGTGGAGCTGTACTTGGTGGGTTATTAGGTAACACCATCGGTGGTGGTACAGGTAACACATTAGCAACAGCTGCAGGTGCTATTGCTGGTGGTTTAGCTGGTCAGGAAGCTCAAGGCGCATTAAATAGAAGCCAAGGTGTTCAATTAGAGATCCGCCTCGATAGCGGTAAAAACATTGTTGTTGTTCAAAAACAAGACCCTAGCACCTTCCGTAATGGCCAACGTGTTATGATTGCAAATAGCGGAAATACAGTGACTGTGTCTCCTCGGTAA
- the anmK gene encoding anhydro-N-acetylmuramic acid kinase translates to MMKSGRYIGVMSGTSLDGVDVVLAAISDKFVAEQSSLSVAFPIELKKRILDICQGQATTLSEIGKIDRELGSLYADAINQLLIQTGLTAEDIIAIGCHGQTVWHEPDGEQPFTMQLGDNNRIAALTGITTVGDFRRRDMAYGGQGAPLVPAFHLAVLGHSTEKRIVLNIGGIANVTALLPGAYVKGYDTGPGNMLMDTWSWRIQQKAFDEGGEWASRGQVDHGLLKAMLSDPYFRRSSPKSTGREYFNTQWLEQHLVHFPSISANDVQATLCELTAASIAEQVLLCGGCERLIVCGGGAKNTFLMQRMAALLPGIEVAPSDKFGLSGDDMEALAFAWLAARTISGLPGNLASVTGASKETVLGAIYPKNTDKK, encoded by the coding sequence ATGATGAAATCAGGTCGTTACATAGGAGTTATGTCAGGAACTAGCCTAGATGGTGTTGATGTCGTTCTTGCCGCAATCAGTGACAAATTTGTCGCAGAGCAATCCAGTTTGAGTGTTGCATTTCCCATCGAGTTAAAAAAACGAATTTTAGATATATGCCAAGGGCAGGCAACAACGCTATCAGAGATTGGTAAAATTGATAGAGAGCTAGGTTCTTTATATGCAGATGCGATAAACCAACTTCTGATTCAAACAGGACTAACTGCCGAGGACATCATTGCGATTGGTTGTCACGGCCAAACTGTTTGGCACGAGCCTGATGGCGAGCAGCCTTTTACTATGCAGTTAGGTGATAACAACCGTATCGCAGCTTTAACAGGGATCACAACGGTAGGGGACTTTCGCCGAAGAGATATGGCTTATGGGGGGCAAGGAGCGCCTTTAGTTCCTGCATTTCACTTAGCTGTTTTAGGGCATTCTACAGAAAAACGAATTGTACTGAATATTGGTGGAATTGCTAATGTGACAGCTTTATTACCTGGGGCCTACGTTAAAGGCTATGACACAGGACCGGGGAATATGTTAATGGATACCTGGAGCTGGCGTATTCAACAAAAAGCCTTCGATGAAGGTGGTGAGTGGGCTAGTCGTGGTCAAGTTGACCATGGGTTACTAAAAGCCATGCTAAGCGACCCATATTTCAGACGTTCGTCGCCGAAAAGTACGGGACGTGAATACTTTAACACGCAATGGTTAGAACAGCATTTAGTTCATTTTCCATCAATTTCAGCGAATGATGTTCAAGCAACACTATGCGAATTGACAGCGGCCTCTATCGCAGAGCAAGTATTACTATGTGGTGGGTGTGAGCGCTTAATAGTTTGTGGTGGTGGAGCAAAGAATACTTTTTTAATGCAACGAATGGCCGCTTTGCTTCCGGGAATTGAAGTGGCGCCAAGTGATAAGTTTGGTCTCAGTGGGGATGATATGGAAGCCTTGGCGTTTGCATGGCTAGCAGCACGAACGATATCAGGTCTTCCAGGAAATTTGGCATCCGTTACTGGTGCAAGTAAAGAAACTGTGCTTGGGGCAATATACCCTAAAAATACCGATAAAAAATAA
- the pdxH gene encoding pyridoxamine 5'-phosphate oxidase produces the protein MNELDEIDLASVRREYTKGGLRRNDLTANPLALFELWMKQACEARLSDPTAMCVATVDETGQPYQRIVLLKHFDDKGLVFYTNLGSRKAKHLEKNNKISLHFPWYPLERQVNFTGVAERLNPIEVVKYFHSRPKDSQIAAWASAQSSKISARGILEGKFLELKQKFKNGDVPLPSFWGGYRVVFDSVEFWQGGAHRLHDRFLYQREGDSWKIDRLAP, from the coding sequence ATGAACGAGCTAGATGAAATAGATCTTGCATCGGTACGTCGCGAATACACTAAAGGCGGGTTGAGACGTAATGACTTAACAGCAAACCCACTGGCACTTTTTGAACTATGGATGAAGCAGGCATGCGAAGCTCGATTGAGTGATCCGACAGCCATGTGTGTTGCTACTGTAGATGAAACTGGGCAGCCTTACCAACGCATCGTATTATTAAAACATTTTGATGATAAAGGCCTTGTATTTTATACCAATTTAGGTAGTCGAAAAGCGAAGCATCTAGAGAAGAATAATAAAATAAGCCTGCATTTTCCATGGTATCCATTAGAGCGCCAAGTTAATTTCACAGGGGTTGCTGAGCGTTTGAACCCCATTGAGGTTGTTAAATATTTTCATAGTAGGCCGAAAGACAGCCAGATTGCAGCATGGGCATCAGCGCAATCTTCTAAAATATCAGCACGTGGTATTTTAGAAGGGAAATTTTTAGAGTTAAAACAAAAGTTTAAAAATGGAGATGTCCCATTGCCGAGTTTTTGGGGGGGATATCGAGTGGTATTTGATAGTGTTGAATTTTGGCAAGGTGGCGCACACCGTTTGCACGACCGTTTTTTATACCAACGAGAAGGTGATAGCTGGAAAATTGATAGATTAGCCCCTTAG
- the tyrS gene encoding tyrosine--tRNA ligase → MSSNNLIKQLQERGLVAQVTDEDALAERLAQGPISLYCGFDPTADSLHLGHLVPLLCLKRFQLAGHKPVALVGGATGLIGDPSFKATERKLNTAETVQEWVGKIRNQVSPFLSFDCGDNSARLANNYDWFGKMDVLTFLRDIGKHFSVNQMINRESVKQRLNRDDVGISFTEFAYNLLQGYDFANMNKEMGVELQIGGSDQWGNITSGIDLTRRLHQNQVFGMTVPLITKADGTKFGKTEGGAVWLDSKKTSQYKFYQFWINTADADVYRFLKFFTFMEIDEINALEEEDKNSGKAPRAQYVLAELVTKLVHGEEGLAAAKRITESLFSGAVSDLTEADFEQLAQDGMPCITLEAGADLQQALVDSELVPSRGQARTAISSNAVSINGQKQTEPMYVFSDADRLFGRYTLIRRGKKNDCLINWK, encoded by the coding sequence ATGTCTAGCAATAACCTGATTAAACAATTGCAAGAGCGGGGCCTCGTTGCCCAGGTAACGGATGAGGATGCGTTAGCAGAGAGACTGGCGCAAGGCCCTATCTCTCTCTATTGTGGCTTCGATCCTACCGCAGATAGCTTGCATTTGGGACATCTGGTTCCTTTGCTGTGTTTAAAACGATTCCAACTAGCCGGGCACAAGCCTGTGGCGTTGGTAGGTGGCGCAACGGGCCTTATTGGCGATCCGAGCTTTAAAGCTACTGAACGTAAATTAAATACCGCAGAAACCGTTCAAGAGTGGGTAGGAAAAATCCGTAACCAAGTTTCACCGTTTTTAAGTTTTGATTGTGGTGATAACAGTGCACGCCTTGCTAACAACTATGATTGGTTTGGCAAAATGGATGTACTGACTTTCTTACGTGATATTGGTAAGCACTTTTCTGTTAACCAAATGATTAACCGTGAGTCTGTTAAGCAACGTTTAAATCGTGATGACGTTGGTATCTCTTTTACTGAGTTTGCCTATAATCTTTTACAAGGTTATGACTTCGCAAATATGAACAAAGAGATGGGCGTAGAACTGCAAATTGGTGGTTCTGACCAATGGGGTAACATCACTTCGGGTATTGATTTAACTCGTCGCCTACACCAAAACCAAGTATTTGGTATGACCGTTCCTCTAATTACTAAAGCAGACGGCACTAAATTTGGTAAAACAGAAGGTGGTGCAGTTTGGTTAGACTCCAAAAAAACCAGCCAATATAAATTCTACCAGTTCTGGATCAACACGGCAGATGCTGACGTTTATCGCTTCTTAAAATTCTTCACATTTATGGAAATAGATGAAATTAATGCATTGGAAGAAGAAGATAAAAATAGTGGTAAAGCGCCTCGAGCTCAATATGTATTAGCAGAATTAGTCACTAAATTGGTACATGGCGAAGAAGGCTTAGCAGCAGCGAAGCGTATTACCGAAAGTTTATTTTCTGGTGCAGTATCTGATTTAACTGAAGCTGATTTTGAGCAATTAGCTCAAGATGGTATGCCTTGCATTACATTAGAAGCAGGCGCTGATTTACAGCAAGCCTTAGTTGATTCAGAGTTGGTTCCTTCTCGTGGGCAAGCAAGAACGGCTATTAGCTCTAATGCGGTATCTATTAATGGCCAAAAACAAACAGAGCCAATGTATGTATTTTCTGATGCAGACCGTTTGTTTGGTCGCTATACATTGATCCGTCGTGGTAAGAAAAACGACTGCTTAATTAATTGGAAATAG
- the pdxY gene encoding pyridoxal kinase PdxY — MKSVLSIQSHVVFGHAGNSAAAFPMCRMGVDVWPLNTVQFSNHTQYPQWTGSVFSAQHLTDIVDGLAKIHKLEICDAVLSGYIGSAEQGDDILAIVKQVKAANPQAIYFCDPVMGHPEKGCIVAPGVAEFLCERALAASDAIAPNLLELETLTNRTIKNVEEAVQAARELCHKGPKIVLVKHLSRAGYRADRFEMILVTAEHSWHVSRPLVDFGEKQPVGVGDLTSGLMLVNLLKGEPLDKGLEHVAAAVYEVMIKTKEMGKYELQLVAAQDKMVNPEHNFCATQLD; from the coding sequence ATGAAAAGCGTATTATCAATTCAATCCCATGTTGTTTTCGGCCATGCAGGAAACAGTGCTGCCGCATTTCCTATGTGCCGAATGGGCGTAGATGTGTGGCCACTCAATACCGTACAATTTTCGAATCACACACAGTATCCACAATGGACTGGAAGTGTTTTTTCGGCCCAGCATTTAACTGATATCGTTGATGGTTTAGCTAAAATCCATAAATTAGAGATTTGTGATGCTGTATTAAGTGGTTATATCGGCTCAGCTGAGCAAGGAGATGATATCCTTGCGATCGTAAAACAAGTGAAAGCAGCTAATCCGCAAGCTATCTATTTTTGTGACCCAGTTATGGGGCATCCTGAGAAAGGTTGTATTGTGGCACCCGGTGTTGCTGAGTTCTTGTGTGAACGTGCACTGGCTGCAAGCGACGCCATAGCACCAAATTTACTAGAGTTAGAAACATTAACGAACAGAACAATAAAAAATGTTGAAGAAGCAGTTCAAGCTGCTCGCGAATTGTGCCATAAAGGTCCTAAAATCGTTCTTGTTAAGCATTTAAGTCGTGCAGGGTATCGTGCTGATCGTTTTGAAATGATCCTCGTAACAGCAGAACATAGTTGGCATGTTAGCCGTCCTCTCGTTGATTTTGGTGAAAAACAACCTGTCGGTGTTGGTGATTTGACCAGTGGTTTGATGTTGGTTAACTTATTGAAAGGTGAGCCTTTAGATAAGGGATTAGAGCACGTTGCAGCCGCGGTATATGAAGTGATGATAAAAACCAAAGAAATGGGTAAGTATGAGTTACAGCTCGTCGCTGCTCAAGACAAAATGGTTAATCCTGAACATAATTTCTGTGCAACACAATTAGATTAA
- the gstA gene encoding glutathione transferase GstA, producing MKLYYAPGACSLSPHIILRETGLDFSIERVNIKEKKTEKGEDFLAINPKGQVPTLVLDNGEQLTEGAIIVQYIADQKPDRNLIALPGSMKRYHQLEALNFISTELHKTFSPLFTPGTPEEYKDTVRKVLFNKFEYVDSVLAKHTFFAGDTFSVADAYLFTVSNWAKHVGLDLTSLTHLQDYIAKIAKRPNVQDALKAEGLI from the coding sequence ATGAAATTATATTACGCTCCCGGTGCTTGTTCACTTTCTCCCCACATCATTCTGCGTGAAACTGGCTTAGATTTCAGCATTGAACGAGTGAATATAAAAGAGAAAAAAACAGAGAAAGGTGAAGACTTTTTAGCAATAAACCCGAAAGGACAAGTACCCACTTTAGTGCTGGATAATGGTGAACAACTCACAGAAGGTGCAATTATTGTTCAATATATTGCAGACCAAAAACCGGATCGTAACCTCATTGCGCTTCCAGGTTCGATGAAACGTTATCACCAGTTAGAAGCTTTGAATTTTATTTCGACAGAACTCCATAAAACTTTCTCACCTTTATTCACACCAGGAACACCGGAAGAGTATAAAGATACTGTACGCAAAGTGTTGTTTAATAAATTTGAGTATGTCGATAGCGTGCTTGCTAAACATACTTTCTTTGCTGGCGATACTTTTAGTGTCGCAGATGCCTACTTATTCACGGTTAGTAATTGGGCAAAACACGTTGGGCTTGATTTGACTAGCCTGACTCACCTGCAAGATTACATTGCTAAGATCGCTAAACGCCCTAATGTTCAAGATGCCTTAAAAGCGGAAGGTTTAATCTAA
- a CDS encoding DUF817 domain-containing protein, protein MTSVCQKLNFLGKLDQILMAHQPNKSHGIKRFLLEFWFFGLINARSCLFAGFFFLALFLVPAKGLIGIPRYDVLLIFAVIFQGLLVWSKLETWDELKAICVFHLVGFMMELFKTSATIGSWQYPDEAYTKLWGVPLFTGFMYAAVGSYIIQSWRFFKVRIEHYPPYWMATVVALAIYINFFSHHYIDDYRWYLAAFIMGLYARSMVFYTPLDKERKMPLLLAFMLIGFFIWLAENFGTFFGVWQYPNQIGAWSMVHAGKWGAWSLLVIVTFTIVVHLKHIKANVTIAR, encoded by the coding sequence ATGACCAGTGTGTGTCAGAAATTGAATTTTTTAGGAAAACTAGACCAAATTTTAATGGCTCATCAGCCAAATAAGAGCCATGGGATTAAACGTTTTCTATTAGAGTTTTGGTTTTTCGGTTTAATTAATGCTCGTTCCTGTTTATTCGCTGGATTTTTCTTTTTAGCGCTATTCTTGGTACCTGCTAAAGGGCTAATTGGCATACCTCGCTATGATGTGTTACTAATTTTTGCGGTTATTTTTCAAGGATTGTTGGTTTGGTCAAAACTAGAAACTTGGGATGAGTTAAAAGCGATTTGTGTTTTTCATTTAGTCGGTTTTATGATGGAGCTGTTTAAAACATCAGCAACGATTGGTTCATGGCAATACCCAGATGAAGCCTACACGAAGCTTTGGGGAGTTCCTTTATTTACTGGCTTTATGTATGCGGCTGTAGGGAGTTATATCATTCAGTCTTGGCGGTTTTTTAAAGTAAGAATTGAACACTACCCACCTTACTGGATGGCAACAGTAGTCGCTCTAGCTATTTATATTAATTTTTTTAGCCACCATTATATTGATGATTATCGCTGGTATTTAGCGGCGTTTATTATGGGGTTGTATGCACGTAGTATGGTTTTTTATACTCCGCTTGATAAAGAACGAAAAATGCCATTATTGCTCGCATTTATGCTAATTGGCTTTTTTATTTGGCTGGCTGAAAATTTTGGGACATTTTTTGGTGTTTGGCAATATCCAAACCAAATTGGTGCTTGGTCAATGGTACATGCAGGTAAGTGGGGGGCATGGTCACTGTTGGTGATTGTTACCTTTACAATTGTTGTACATCTTAAACATATTAAAGCCAATGTGACGATAGCACGTTAA
- a CDS encoding LacI family DNA-binding transcriptional regulator has translation MSRKTTLQQVAEAAGVSLSTVDRVLNQRGGVNPKKQAKVLEWAHRLNIDRTLFRSYMPILRVAVLMQSPKNPFYKGLCDAFTDASTQLPERRIHFFLHYLDVNDTAKTVEQVMQIPKSYDALVVISPQYDALVHVLRKIANLIPILTLATDIPNCGRIAYIGPDNRQMGRTAGELMGRFMGSQGGDVVIVLGLNEFIGQGEREIGFRNVLRERFPQCSVTRCLESEENSIKAGEMVRDVLRKEPSIRGIYNVTSGNSQIASALQIMGLHNAVTLITHELSDRRIQMLREGVIDAILDQNPQLEVRRVMDILSDHFKRDKIQIPIDGFTRFDIYIRENCPQY, from the coding sequence ATGAGTAGGAAAACAACTTTACAACAGGTCGCGGAGGCAGCTGGTGTAAGTTTAAGTACTGTTGACCGTGTATTAAACCAACGCGGTGGCGTTAATCCCAAAAAACAAGCAAAAGTATTAGAATGGGCACATCGACTCAATATTGACCGAACGTTGTTTCGTAGCTACATGCCGATTTTACGTGTTGCGGTGCTAATGCAATCGCCTAAAAACCCTTTTTATAAAGGTTTATGCGATGCTTTTACCGATGCCAGCACTCAGCTACCTGAAAGGCGAATACATTTTTTCTTGCATTATTTAGATGTCAACGATACGGCTAAAACCGTTGAACAGGTGATGCAAATTCCCAAGTCTTATGATGCGCTCGTGGTTATTAGTCCACAATATGACGCGCTTGTTCATGTCTTACGTAAAATTGCCAATTTGATCCCTATTTTAACGCTAGCAACAGATATACCAAATTGTGGACGAATAGCCTATATTGGTCCTGATAACCGCCAAATGGGACGCACCGCAGGGGAGTTAATGGGGCGCTTCATGGGTTCACAAGGGGGTGACGTTGTGATTGTGTTAGGCCTAAATGAGTTTATTGGCCAAGGCGAACGAGAGATTGGTTTTCGCAACGTATTACGTGAACGTTTCCCTCAATGCTCCGTAACTCGCTGCTTAGAAAGCGAAGAAAACAGTATTAAGGCGGGTGAAATGGTACGCGATGTGCTACGAAAAGAACCCTCTATTCGAGGGATTTATAATGTCACATCTGGAAATTCACAAATTGCCAGTGCATTACAAATTATGGGATTACATAATGCAGTGACATTGATCACTCATGAGTTATCAGATAGACGCATACAAATGTTACGTGAAGGCGTCATCGACGCTATTTTAGATCAAAACCCTCAACTGGAAGTTCGCCGCGTAATGGATATCCTAAGTGATCATTTTAAACGCGACAAAATACAAATACCTATCGATGGCTTTACCCGTTTTGATATTTATATTCGAGAAAACTGCCCCCAATATTAA